The DNA segment GATTGCTGTGAATACTTCTCTCAAAGAAGGAAAACGTAAAGTACAGTATACCAAAAGAGGCTTAATGGTTGGAAAACGTGATGATGTCAAAAAGGCAGTCGTTACGTTAAAGTCGGGCGAAGTGATCGATTTCCTTAAAAACGCTTGACAAAAAGTTAGGTCTAACATACCTTTGTAGCTCTTCAAAAAAAAGAGCTTGTTCGCTGAAAATTCAATCGCAGTTCCAGGACAAAGCAGCAACCCCTGCGCAACCTATCTGGACTGCACACAATAGCAGAAAGTATTTGCTGGAGTTCTGAATGGCTATTAAAAGTTTCAGGCCGGTGACTCCGTCGCTTCGTTTTAAAAACGTTGCTACGTTCGATGAAGTCACAACAGACAAGCCGGAAAAATCGTTGCTGGTTCCCAAAAAGAGAACTGGCGGACGGAATAATACCGGTCATACCACTTCCCGGTTCATGGGGGGCGGCCATAAACAACATTATCGTGTTATTGATTTTAAACGGAACAAGACCGGAATTGTTGCCACTGTTGCAACAATTGAGTATGACCCTAATCGGTCGGCCCGTATCGCGCTTCTGAATTATGCTGATGGCGAAAAGCGGTATATTCTTGCTCCGGATGGTCTTAAAGTCGGTGAAAAGCTGCTGAGCGGCGAATCGGCTGAAATCAAGAACGGAAACGCACTTCCTCTTAAAAACATCCCTCTCGGTACCATGGTTCACAACATCGAGTTGCGTCCTGGTAAAGGTGGCCAGATGGCACGCAGTGCCGGGACATCTGCCCAGCTGGCAGCTAAGGAAGGCGATTATGCCACCCTGAAGCTTCCTTCCGGTGAGATGCGGATGGTAAGAATCGAATGCATGGCTACCATCGGTGTGGTCAGTAATCCCGATCATTTCAACATTTCCCTTGGTAAGGCTGGTCGTTCCCGCTGGCTGGGTAAGCGTCCGCATGTTCGCGGTGTCGCCATGAACCCTGTTGATCACCCAATGGGTGGTGGTGAAGGAAAAACATCGGGTGGTGGACATCCTGTTTCTCCATGGGGACAAAAGGCGAAGGGCCTCAAGACCCGCAAGCGGAAAAATCAATCCAATCAGTACATTGTCAGAAGACGTAAATAAGGCGGGTTGAGTCTATGTCACGTTCAATTAAAAAAGGCCCGTTCATCGAGGCTAAATTGATGAAAAAGGTCGCCGACATGAATGCTTCCGGCCAGAAAAAGGTGATCAAAACCTGGAGCCGTGCAAGTGTGATTGCTCCCGATTTTGTCGGTCATACCTTCGCAGTCCATAATGGAAATAAATTTATTCCGGTATATGTTTCTGAAAACATGGTTGGGCATAAGCTGGGCGAATTTGCCCCCACCCGTACCTTCAGAAGCCATGCTGGTAATCGCTAATCCGGGATCAGCAGACTATGGAAGCTAAAGCAATAACCAGAAATATCGGCAGTTCGCCACGTAAAATGCGGTTGGTGATTGATCAGATCCGTGGAAAAC comes from the Bacteroidota bacterium genome and includes:
- the rplW gene encoding 50S ribosomal protein L23; translated protein: MTADVLVKPLLTEKLTALQEKENKYAFQVTRSANKIEIKKAVEARYGVNVIAVNTSLKEGKRKVQYTKRGLMVGKRDDVKKAVVTLKSGEVIDFLKNA
- the rplB gene encoding 50S ribosomal protein L2 — translated: MAIKSFRPVTPSLRFKNVATFDEVTTDKPEKSLLVPKKRTGGRNNTGHTTSRFMGGGHKQHYRVIDFKRNKTGIVATVATIEYDPNRSARIALLNYADGEKRYILAPDGLKVGEKLLSGESAEIKNGNALPLKNIPLGTMVHNIELRPGKGGQMARSAGTSAQLAAKEGDYATLKLPSGEMRMVRIECMATIGVVSNPDHFNISLGKAGRSRWLGKRPHVRGVAMNPVDHPMGGGEGKTSGGGHPVSPWGQKAKGLKTRKRKNQSNQYIVRRRK
- the rpsS gene encoding 30S ribosomal protein S19, yielding MSRSIKKGPFIEAKLMKKVADMNASGQKKVIKTWSRASVIAPDFVGHTFAVHNGNKFIPVYVSENMVGHKLGEFAPTRTFRSHAGNR